Proteins from a single region of Ananas comosus cultivar F153 linkage group 3, ASM154086v1, whole genome shotgun sequence:
- the LOC109707249 gene encoding E3 ubiquitin-protein ligase RHA1B-like: MGIPLVCICMAVPRPLLLFVKFVDRLRLTVLVLLSFFGLYRSPPPQLRLLSGAPEAPAPSFVKDRLPVVKFASSVDGPRCVFCLERLRCGDEVRELANCRHAFHRCCVDRWIDVGQVTCPLCRSELLPPAKAGRGGGWGWVVEVLGRFW; the protein is encoded by the coding sequence ATGGGAATCCCTTTAGTGTGCATCTGTATGGCCGTTCCCCGGCCCTTGCTTCTCTTCGTCAAATTCGTCGATCGCCTACGGCTCAccgtcctcgtcctcctctccttcttcggGCTCTACCGCTCCCCTCCGCCGCAACTGCGCCTCCTCTCCGGCGCACCGGAGGCCCCCGCGCCTTCGTTCGTCAAAGACCGCCTCCCCGTAGTGAAATTCGCGAGCTCCGTCGACGGTCCGCGGTGCGTGTTCTGCTTGGAACGTTTGCGGTGCGGCGACGAAGTTAGGGAGCTGGCGAACTGCCGACATGCGTTCCACCGGTGCTGCGTCGACCGATGGATCGACGTGGGCCAGGTGACGTGCCCGTTATGTCGGTCGGAGCTGTTGCCGCCGGCGAAGGCCGGGAGAGGAGGGGGTTGGGGTTGGGTTGTGGAGGTTTTGGGACGATTTTGGTAA